A region from the Motacilla alba alba isolate MOTALB_02 chromosome 10, Motacilla_alba_V1.0_pri, whole genome shotgun sequence genome encodes:
- the TM2D3 gene encoding TM2 domain-containing protein 3, giving the protein MAARRWRRALRGLCGAALFLSQLSVLSGRAGSLVTTKLSQPQSTVAKSLTSTSTNAPSLKALESTEIPPYLTNCPSNGLCSRLPPDCMTCNTNYSCIYGKTATFDCKVKPHVHCVDENNHEQENFTINMTCQFCWQLATSDYVCTNSTNCMTVSCPRQRYNATCTVRDHIHCLGNRVFPKMLYCNWTGGYKWSTALALSITLGGFGADRFYLGQWREGLGKLFSFGGLGIWTLIDVLLIGVGYVGPADGSLYI; this is encoded by the exons ATGGCGGCGCGGCGGTGGCGGCGCGCCTTGCGCGGGCTCTGCGGGGCCGCGCTGTTCCTCTCGCAGCTCTCCGTCCTCTCGGGCCGCG CGGGATCTTTGGTGACAACAAAGCTTTCACAGCCGCAGTCCACAGTGGCAAAAAGCCTAACTTCAACAAGTACAAATGCTCCCTCTTTGAAAGCATTAG AAAGTACAGAAATTCCACCTTACCTGACTAACTGTCCCAGCAACGGGCTTTGCAGTAGATTGCCACCAGACTGCATGACGTGTAACACAAACTATTCCTGTATATACGGAAAGACAGCAACCTTTGACTGCAAAGTCAAGCCGCATGTTCATTGTGTT GATGAGAATAACCACGAGCAGGAGAACTTTACAATTAACATGACGTGCCAGTTTTGCTGGCAGCTTGCCACAAGTGATTATGTCTGTACCAATTCCACAAACTGCATGACAGTTTCCTGCCCTCGACAGCGATACAATGCAACTTGCACAGTCCGGGATCACATTCATTGTCTAG GTAACCGTGTCTTTCCTAAGATGCTCTATTGCAACTGGACTGGAGGTTATAAGTGGTCTACTGCCTTGGCACTAAG CATCACCCTTGGTGGATTTGGTGCTGATCGTTTCTATTTGGGTCAGTGGCGGGAAGGTCTGGGAAAACTCTTCAGCTTCGGTGGACTTGGAATATGGACACTAATCGATGTGCTGCTAATAGGTGTTGGCTATGTGGGACCTGCAGATGGATCTCTCTATATTTAA